A genomic region of Podarcis raffonei isolate rPodRaf1 chromosome 13, rPodRaf1.pri, whole genome shotgun sequence contains the following coding sequences:
- the LOC128398857 gene encoding vomeronasal type-2 receptor 26-like, protein MVRDPHNPLHVYHQLGGNIIGGITSQTFIISNSLTFIEAPPPVLFEELAVVPKYYQHILALAFAVKEINENSQILPNTSLGFHIYDSYFNAKNTYHATMQLMSSKEKIVPNYICDIQNKLIAVVGGLEPLISRYIATVLDIYKIPQLIYGPAPVMNDKTTGLSFYQMSPKDALQHAGILTLLLHFNWTWIGILTSNDEYGERFVQTVFPVFSRKGICFAFIERSSKFTIVTEINDMLHERAKIYDKIIDSKANVVVANAESYLIVFLRWLPYISERECTINKGKVWIVTAQIELTSMVYQRTWDTDIVHGVLSFSMPSSDIPGFKTFIESKSPSFTTGDGFIRDFWQQAFGCLHHFLKIVSFNNSAGDKISFDQNGELVTGFDILNWIISSNQSFHRVKVGRMDPQGSPDQVFTISKDAITWHNWFNQVQPLSVCSESCYPGSSKKVKEGKPFCCYDCIPCPEGKFSNQKDMNACSTCTAKAYPSKTRDFCMPKFISFLSYKEPLGISLAFFALFFCLITVLVLGIFLKHHNTPIVKANNQNLAYTLLISILLCFLSALLFIGHPKQVLCLLRQTTFGMIFSVAVSCVLAKTTTVVLAFMATKPGSRMRKWVGKTLASAIVLSCSLIQAGICTVWLVTSPPFPDVDMHSVTEEIILECNEGSMTMFYCILGYISFLAIISFVVAFFARKLPNSFNEAKFITFSMLVFCSVWLSFIPSYLSSKGKYMVAVEIFSILASSAGLLGCIFLPKCYIIVLRPELNNREQLIRRQV, encoded by the exons ATGGTAAGAGATCCACACAATCCACTTCACGTGTATCATCAGTTGGGAGGCAACATAATTGGTGGCATCACTTCTCAGACCTTCATAATCTCCAACTCGCTAACCTTCATTGAAGCACCTCCACCCGTGTTGTTTGAAGAGCTCGC tgtagtgcctaagtattaccagcacatcctggcttTGGCATTTGCTGTAAAGGAGATAAATGAAAACTCTCAGATTTTACCCAATACTTCCTTGGGCTTCCACATTTATGACAGTTATTTCAATGCAAAGAATACCTATCATGCCACAATGCAGCTTATGtcttcaaaagaaaaaatagttCCCAACTACATATGTGACATTCAGAATAAATTAATAGCGGTTGTTGGGGGACTGGAGCCTCTAATTTCTCGTTATATTGCAACTGTATTGGatatctacaagattccacag CTCATATATGGCCCTGCTccagtgatgaatgataaaacCACAGGCCTTTCCTTCTACCAAATGTCTCCTAAAGATgctcttcagcatgcaggcaTTCTGACTTTGCTTCTCCATTTCAATTGGACATGGATTGGGATCCTTACATCCAATGATGAATatggagaaagatttgtgcagACAGTGTTTCCAGTATTCTCCAGAAAGGGTATTTGTTTTGCCTTCATAGAAAGAAGCAGCAAATTTACCATTGTCACAGAAATTAATGACATGCTACATGAGAGAGCCAAAATATATGATAAAATCATTGACAGCAAAGCCAATGTAGTGGTTGCTAATGCAGAATCTTATCTCATTGTTTTTTTGAGGTGGCTACCATATATCTCAGAAAGAGAATGCACAATAAATAAAGGAAAAGTGTGGATAGTAACAGCTCAGATAGAGCTCACTTCAATGGTGTATCAAAGAACATGGGATACAGATATAGTCCATGGTGTTCTGTCCTTCTCTATGCCCTCCAGTGATATACCAGGATTCAAGACATTTATTGAAAGCAAAAGCCCTTCATTCACAACAGGAGATGGCTTTATCAGGGATTTCTGGCAGCAGGCCTTTGGTTGT CTCCATCACTTTCTGAAAATTGTCTCctttaacaacagtgctggagaCAAGATCTCCTTTGACCAGAATGGGGAGTTAGTGACTGGATTTGATATTCTAAACTGGATTATTTCCTCAAACCAATCCTTTCATAGAGTGAAAGTTGGGAGAATGGATCCCCAGGGTTCTCCAGACCAAGTATTCACCATCAGCAAGGATGCCATCACATGGCACAATTGGTTTAACCAG GTCCAGCCTCTTTCTGTATGTTCTGAGAGTTGCTATCCTGGTTCcagcaagaaagtgaaggagggaaaaccattttgttgctatgattgcatcccatgtccagaaggaaAGTTTTCAAACCAGAAGG acatgAATGCCTGTTCTACATGCACAGCAAAAGCCTATCCAAGCAAAACCAGGGATTTCTGTATGCCCAAGTTCATTTCCTTTTTATCGTATAAAGAACCACTGGGCATCAGTTTAGCCTTCTTTGCTCTTTTCTTTTGTCTGATCACAGTCTTGGTGCTAGGAATATTTCTGAAGCACCacaacactcccattgtcaaggcCAACAACCAGAACCTTGCCTACACTCTCCTTATCTcaatcctgctctgcttcctttctgcattgCTATTCATTGGACATCCTAAGCAGGTGTTGTGTCTCCTCCGACAAACCACTTTTGGCATGATCTTCtctgtggctgtttcttgtgtgttggcaaaaaccaCTACTGTGGTTCTTGCTTttatggccaccaaaccaggttccaggatgaggaagtgggtggggaaaacacTTGCCAgtgccattgttctttcctgctcccttatTCAAGCAGGCATTTGTACCGTATGGTTGGtcacctctcccccattcccagatgttgaCATGCACTCAGTTACTGAAGAAATTATATTAGAATGCAATGAGGGGTCCATGACtatgttttactgtattttgggTTATATCAGTTTCCTGGCCATAATCAGCTTTGTTGTGGCGTTCTTTGCCAGGAAATTGCCCaatagtttcaatgaagccaaattcattactttcagcatgttggtattttgcagtgtttggctctcCTTTATTCCATCCTACCTGAGTTCAAAGGGGAAATATATGGTAGCTGTGGAAATCTTTTCTATcttagcctccagtgctgggctcctAGGTTGCATCTTTCTCCCCAAATGTTATATCATTGtgctgaggcctgagctgaacaacaggGAACAACTAATAAGAAGGCAAGTCTGA